Proteins co-encoded in one Dama dama isolate Ldn47 chromosome 2, ASM3311817v1, whole genome shotgun sequence genomic window:
- the SPINDOC gene encoding spindlin interactor and repressor of chromatin-binding protein isoform X2 — MALKAEGAALDCFEVTLKCEEGEDDEEAMVVAVIPRPEPMLRVAQQEKTPPPRPSLLEAGSDGSEEPKQQVSWEQEFLVGSSPGGSGRALCMVCGAEIQAPSADTARAHILEQHPHTLDLSPSEKSNILEAWSEGAALVQDFRVEQTSPHHSDSGQDSDPDPARMPAEIVVLLDSEDNPSLPRRTRPRGLRPLELPVTPVPEPVSKKPRGQRCKEPSGEEPVRKKRGRPMTKTLDLDPDPDPDPPSPDSPTETFAAPAEVRHFTDGSFPAGFALQLFSHTQLRASDRRDLPKEGRGAEGSLLQPESPSPGHPCATRGAPSSQPPARLVQAPPGRQGSGSR, encoded by the exons ATGGCCCTGAAGGCTGAGGGCGCCGCGCTCGACTGCTTCGAGGTGACGCTCAAATGCGAGGAAGGGGAGGATGACGAGGAGGCCATGGTGGTGGCCGTAATTCCGCGGCCCGAGCCGATGCTCAGag TGGCCCAGCAGGAAAAGACCCCACCACCCAGGCCCAGCCTGCTGGAGGCGGGCAGTGATGGCTCTGAGGAGCCCAAGCAGCAGGTGTCTTGGGAGCAGGAGTTTCTGGTGGGGAGCAGCCCGGGAGGCAGCGGGCGGGCGCTGTGCATGGTGTGTGGGGCCGAGATCCAGGCCCCCTCGGCAGACACGGCGCGCGCCCACATCCTGGAGCAGCATCCTCACACCCTGGACCTGAGTCCTTCCGAGAAGAGCAACATCCTGGAGGCCTGGAGCGAGGGGGCGGCCCTTGTGCAAGACTTTCGAGTGGAGCAGACGTCCCCACACCACTCAG ACTCAGGCCAGGACTCCGACCCGGACCCTGCCAGGATGCCAGCAGAGATTGTCGTTCTCCTCGACTCTGAGGACAACCCATCCCTCCCCAGGAGGACCCGGCCCAGGGGACTTCGCCCTCTGGAACTTCCTG TGACCCCTGTTCCAGAGCCAGTAAGCAAGAAGCCCCGTGGTCAGAGATGCAAGGAGCCCTCTGGGGAAGAGCCAGTCAGGAAGAAAAGAGGCAGGCCTATGACCAAAACCCTGGACCTAGACCCAGACCCTGACCCAG ACCCCCCCTCGCCAGACTCGCCCACGGAGACCTTCGCTGCTCCCGCTGAGGTCCGGCACTTCACGGACGGCAGCTTCCCGGCCGGCTTCGCCCTCCAGCTCTTCTCCCACACCCAGCTCAGGGCCTCAGACCGCAGAGACTTGCCCAAAGAGGGGAGAGGGGCCGAAGGAAGCCTCCTCCAGCCGGAAAGCCCCTCCCCAG